One Natronoarchaeum mannanilyticum genomic window carries:
- a CDS encoding uracil-xanthine permease family protein produces MTGTEEAPPGGEEPGGIEREKAASDRSASDDLEYGIDDKPPVAESAVLGVQHYLTMIGANIAVPLLLAQTMGMPGDVTARFIGTFFVVSGIATLAQTTFGNRYPIVQGAPFSMLTPALAVVTVVTTTGVGAGDWGAALLQLQGAIIVASLVEVAIGYFGLIGKLRRYLSPVVIAPTIALIGLSLFGAGQITAAGQNWWLLGLTLGLIVLFSQYLDVRHRAFRLYPVVLGLAIAWLLAAGLSVGGIIESGQPGYVALSDITDTSPVLPIYPFQWGTPQFTGAFIAGMTAGVLASVVESIGDYYAVANITGSGAPSEKRINQGIGMEGLMNLFSGIMGTGGSTSYSENIGAIGLTGVASRYVVQIGAAVMIVVGFVGYFGQAIATIPDPIVGGLFVAMFAQIVAVGVSNLRHVDLDSSRNTFIVGFALFAGLAIPAYMGNVGGIAAFRAGVSGVPVVGSILSERLIADTIYVIGSTGMAVGGLSALVLDNTIPGSREERGLAAWDRLTEDDDEFESFWDRWAGADD; encoded by the coding sequence ATGACGGGTACCGAGGAGGCACCGCCCGGGGGCGAGGAGCCCGGCGGCATCGAACGCGAAAAGGCGGCGTCGGATCGATCGGCGTCCGACGACCTCGAGTACGGCATCGACGACAAACCACCGGTCGCGGAGTCGGCCGTTCTGGGCGTCCAGCACTATCTGACGATGATCGGCGCGAACATCGCCGTCCCGCTGCTGCTGGCACAAACGATGGGGATGCCGGGAGACGTGACCGCCCGATTCATCGGCACGTTCTTCGTCGTCTCGGGAATCGCGACGCTCGCCCAGACGACGTTCGGGAACCGCTACCCGATCGTTCAGGGCGCGCCGTTCTCCATGCTGACGCCGGCGCTGGCGGTCGTCACGGTCGTCACGACGACCGGCGTCGGCGCCGGCGACTGGGGGGCGGCGCTGTTGCAGTTGCAGGGTGCGATCATCGTGGCCTCGCTCGTCGAGGTGGCGATCGGCTACTTCGGGCTGATCGGCAAACTGCGGCGCTATCTCTCGCCGGTCGTGATCGCGCCGACGATCGCGCTGATCGGGCTGTCGCTGTTCGGGGCGGGACAGATTACGGCGGCCGGACAGAACTGGTGGCTGCTCGGGTTGACCCTCGGGCTGATCGTGCTGTTCTCGCAGTATCTCGACGTTCGTCACCGGGCGTTCCGTCTCTATCCGGTGGTTCTCGGTCTCGCGATCGCCTGGCTCCTCGCCGCCGGGCTGTCTGTCGGCGGCATCATCGAGAGCGGCCAGCCGGGCTACGTCGCGCTGAGCGACATCACCGACACCTCGCCCGTCCTGCCGATCTACCCGTTCCAGTGGGGAACGCCGCAGTTCACCGGCGCCTTCATCGCCGGGATGACCGCGGGCGTGCTGGCGTCGGTCGTCGAGAGCATCGGCGACTACTACGCCGTCGCGAACATCACCGGCTCGGGCGCGCCCAGCGAGAAGCGGATCAACCAGGGTATCGGCATGGAGGGGCTGATGAACCTGTTCTCCGGCATCATGGGCACAGGCGGCTCGACGTCGTACTCCGAGAACATCGGCGCCATCGGGCTCACGGGCGTGGCCTCGCGCTACGTCGTCCAGATCGGCGCCGCGGTGATGATCGTCGTCGGCTTCGTCGGCTACTTCGGGCAGGCCATCGCGACGATCCCCGACCCGATCGTCGGCGGCCTGTTCGTCGCGATGTTCGCACAGATCGTCGCGGTCGGCGTCTCGAATCTCAGGCACGTCGATCTCGACTCCTCGCGCAACACGTTCATCGTCGGCTTCGCGCTGTTCGCTGGCCTGGCGATCCCGGCGTACATGGGCAACGTTGGAGGCATAGCGGCGTTTCGGGCGGGCGTCTCCGGCGTCCCCGTCGTCGGCTCGATCCTCAGCGAGCGGCTGATCGCCGACACGATCTACGTGATCGGTTCCACGGGGATGGCCGTCGGCGGGCTGTCGGCGCTGGTGCTCGACAACACGATCCCCGGCAGCCGCGAGGAGCGCGGCCTCGCCGCGTGGGACCGGCTCACCGAGGACGACGACGAGTTCGAGTCGTTCTGGGATCGCTGGGCCGGCGCGGACGACTAA
- a CDS encoding DUF7385 family protein, with amino-acid sequence MEQFDKFVSSTTLREENDSIKLYQNTVALACPACEEPFDDMVVCKDEYTSLNQTMPLDLCTTVHDGKPVLFTHKP; translated from the coding sequence ATGGAGCAGTTCGACAAGTTCGTCTCCTCGACGACGCTGCGCGAGGAGAACGACTCGATCAAGCTGTATCAAAACACCGTCGCGCTCGCCTGTCCGGCCTGCGAGGAACCGTTCGACGACATGGTCGTCTGCAAGGACGAGTACACCAGTCTGAACCAGACGATGCCGCTGGATCTGTGCACGACGGTCCACGACGGCAAGCCCGTGCTGTTCACGCACAAACCCTGA
- a CDS encoding Gfo/Idh/MocA family protein — protein MTRNDVKLGVVGLGNIGHYHADRLTELGANLVGGMDIDPDARNDFSEKFDVPTYEDHGELFGQVDAVVVTTPNKFHEQYAVDALDAGIDVLLEKPLADTVESAERIVEAAREADSFCMVGFHSRYHHQAEIIKDQQTTGRFGDVTHVEANYVRRRGIPGRGSWFTAENVAGGGSLIDIGVHAIDLALHFLDYPEVVEVSGTARSEFGTNDDYAYVDMWGDDQGAEHFDVDDSATALIRCAGGQTISLEVAWATNRPPTQEFFVRGTEAGARFDKSSGDLELYEAGQGGAHHLATTDVETRSHDPHRQEQVAFLDAVASGQAPDRNTVDEALTVQRVIEAIYESGETGRAVRLDDEAETEPDAPVAND, from the coding sequence ATGACTAGAAACGACGTGAAACTGGGGGTCGTCGGACTCGGTAACATCGGGCACTACCACGCGGACCGACTGACCGAGCTCGGCGCCAATCTCGTGGGCGGGATGGACATCGACCCTGACGCGCGAAACGACTTCTCCGAGAAGTTCGACGTGCCGACGTACGAGGACCACGGGGAGCTGTTCGGGCAGGTCGACGCCGTCGTCGTCACGACGCCGAACAAGTTCCACGAGCAGTACGCCGTCGACGCGCTCGACGCCGGCATCGACGTGCTACTCGAAAAGCCGCTGGCCGACACCGTCGAGAGCGCCGAGCGGATCGTCGAGGCGGCTCGCGAGGCCGACAGCTTCTGCATGGTCGGGTTCCACAGCCGGTACCACCACCAGGCCGAGATCATCAAGGACCAGCAGACCACCGGCCGGTTCGGCGACGTCACGCACGTCGAGGCCAACTACGTGCGACGCCGCGGCATCCCCGGCCGGGGCTCGTGGTTCACCGCGGAGAACGTCGCCGGCGGCGGCTCGCTGATCGACATCGGCGTCCACGCGATCGACCTCGCGCTGCACTTCCTCGACTACCCCGAGGTCGTCGAGGTCTCGGGCACCGCGCGTTCGGAGTTCGGGACGAACGACGATTACGCCTACGTCGACATGTGGGGCGACGACCAGGGCGCCGAGCACTTCGACGTCGACGACTCCGCGACGGCGCTGATCCGCTGTGCCGGCGGGCAGACCATCTCGCTTGAGGTCGCGTGGGCGACCAACCGCCCGCCGACCCAAGAGTTCTTCGTCCGCGGCACCGAGGCCGGCGCGCGCTTCGACAAGTCCAGCGGCGACCTCGAACTCTACGAGGCCGGTCAGGGCGGCGCCCACCACCTCGCGACGACCGACGTCGAGACGCGCTCCCACGACCCGCACCGACAGGAGCAGGTCGCGTTCCTCGACGCCGTCGCGTCCGGGCAGGCCCCCGACCGCAACACCGTCGACGAGGCGCTCACGGTCCAGCGCGTCATCGAGGCCATCTACGAGTCCGGCGAGACCGGTCGCGCCGTTCGCCTCGACGATGAAGCCGAAACCGAGCCCGACGCGCCGGTCGCGAACGACTGA
- a CDS encoding sugar phosphate isomerase/epimerase: MDIGVHTPPLYDRSFEEALSTLSEMGVDAVEPGVGGYPGDEHLSRSEYLDDEDAQAELQDALDEHDMRISALATHNNPLHPDDDQAETADTELREAIELADQLDVNTVTCFSGLPAGGPNDETPNWITAPWPQDHADAHEYQWEDVAIPYWSEIAEVADERGVDVAIEMHPNMLVYEPHGMLRLREATGERIGANFDPSHLYWQGIEITDAIRLLGEEDAIHHFHAKDTKVYEEQAREKGVLDTTAYTEEADRSWIFRSIGYGHGESHWKDVVSTLRMVGYEGALSIEHEDSLTSSLEGLEKAVDMLDRAVFDTQPGDTHWV, translated from the coding sequence ATGGACATCGGCGTACACACACCGCCGCTCTACGACCGGTCGTTCGAAGAAGCGCTCTCGACTCTCTCGGAGATGGGCGTCGACGCCGTCGAGCCCGGCGTCGGCGGCTACCCCGGCGACGAGCACCTCTCCCGATCGGAGTACCTCGACGACGAGGACGCCCAGGCCGAGCTGCAGGACGCGCTCGACGAGCACGACATGCGCATCTCCGCGCTGGCGACCCACAACAACCCGCTCCATCCCGACGACGACCAGGCCGAGACGGCCGACACCGAACTTCGGGAGGCGATCGAGCTCGCAGACCAGCTCGACGTGAACACGGTCACCTGTTTTTCGGGGTTACCGGCGGGCGGACCGAACGACGAGACGCCGAACTGGATCACCGCGCCGTGGCCCCAGGACCACGCCGACGCCCACGAGTACCAGTGGGAGGACGTGGCGATCCCCTACTGGTCGGAGATCGCCGAGGTCGCCGACGAGCGCGGCGTCGACGTCGCCATCGAGATGCACCCCAACATGCTCGTCTACGAGCCCCACGGGATGCTCCGCCTGCGCGAGGCGACCGGCGAGCGCATCGGCGCGAACTTCGACCCCTCGCACCTGTACTGGCAGGGTATCGAGATCACCGACGCGATTCGCCTGCTCGGCGAGGAAGACGCCATCCACCACTTCCACGCCAAGGACACCAAAGTGTACGAGGAACAGGCCCGCGAGAAGGGCGTGCTGGACACGACCGCCTACACGGAGGAGGCCGACCGGTCGTGGATCTTCCGCTCGATCGGCTACGGCCACGGCGAGTCCCACTGGAAGGACGTCGTCTCGACGCTCCGGATGGTCGGCTACGAGGGCGCGCTGTCGATCGAACACGAGGACTCGCTGACCTCCTCGCTCGAAGGGCTGGAGAAGGCCGTCGATATGCTGGATCGCGCAGTCTTCGACACCCAGCCCGGCGACACCCACTGGGTCTGA
- a CDS encoding TIGR00266 family protein, producing MEIDITHRPAYAHLNVDLEQGESILAEPGALVGHSESIGIETTSSRDGLLSSAKSMLGGESLVANEFTAEGGRGTVTLAPPKPGDVHHHELRGETLYAVDGAYLASDPEIDIDSEFGGLQSMLAGASITPLALKGTGNVFIEAFGGLESVELGSGETYTVDNEHVVAWEESVDFDARRVGGLKSTLLSGEGLVMDFSGPGTVWYQTRGLDAFTSAIAGSVQGGEDDDGGVNVDVF from the coding sequence ATGGAGATCGATATCACTCACCGCCCCGCGTACGCGCACCTGAACGTCGACCTCGAACAGGGCGAGTCGATCCTCGCCGAGCCCGGCGCTTTGGTCGGCCACTCCGAGAGCATCGGGATCGAGACGACGTCGAGCCGCGACGGCCTGCTCAGCTCGGCGAAGTCGATGCTCGGCGGCGAGTCGCTGGTCGCAAACGAGTTCACCGCCGAGGGCGGGCGCGGCACGGTGACGCTCGCGCCGCCCAAGCCCGGCGACGTCCACCACCACGAACTCCGCGGCGAGACGCTGTACGCCGTCGACGGCGCGTACCTGGCGTCCGACCCGGAGATCGACATCGACTCCGAGTTCGGCGGGCTGCAGTCGATGCTCGCGGGCGCGAGCATCACGCCCCTGGCGCTGAAAGGGACCGGAAACGTGTTCATCGAGGCCTTCGGCGGCCTGGAGTCGGTCGAACTCGGGAGCGGCGAGACCTACACCGTCGACAACGAGCACGTCGTCGCCTGGGAGGAGTCGGTCGACTTCGACGCCCGGCGCGTCGGCGGCCTCAAATCGACGCTGCTCAGCGGCGAGGGGCTCGTGATGGACTTTTCGGGTCCCGGGACGGTGTGGTACCAGACGCGCGGGCTCGACGCGTTCACGTCGGCGATCGCCGGCTCAGTTCAGGGCGGCGAGGACGACGACGGCGGGGTCAACGTCGACGTGTTCTGA
- a CDS encoding Gfo/Idh/MocA family oxidoreductase yields MTLQVGVLGYRFMGQAHANALARLPMFFPDAPDVERDVLIGRDEEALADAADQLGFSRTATDWRDAIDDVDVFYNLGPNHVHAEPSIAALEAGTPVFCEKPLAPTLEGAEEMAAAARDADVPAGAAFNYRFVPAIRYAKNLIDDGELGEIHHVRGRYLQDWLVDPEAPWSWRNDEEMAGSGALGDLGSHTVDLARFLVGDQQGEIDRLSGHLQTFVDERPVEGEDETQPVTVDDAYSAQAEFEGGAMATFEASRFANGHKNDHTIEIQGSKGSLKFSLERLNELEVLREHNRGYETVLVTDESDPYIEHWWPPGHVIGWEHTFVHENYEFLTAVAESGEASPNFEDGLAAQRVLDAVERSDQTGEWVDVERA; encoded by the coding sequence ATGACCCTACAGGTCGGCGTACTCGGCTACCGGTTCATGGGACAGGCCCACGCGAACGCGCTGGCTCGCTTGCCGATGTTCTTCCCGGACGCGCCCGACGTCGAGCGGGACGTTCTGATCGGCCGCGACGAGGAAGCGCTCGCGGACGCCGCCGACCAGCTCGGCTTCTCCCGGACGGCGACCGACTGGCGCGACGCCATCGACGACGTCGACGTCTTCTACAATCTCGGCCCGAACCACGTCCACGCCGAACCGTCGATAGCGGCGCTCGAAGCGGGGACGCCCGTTTTCTGCGAGAAGCCGCTCGCGCCCACGCTGGAGGGCGCCGAGGAGATGGCCGCCGCGGCGCGCGACGCCGACGTGCCGGCTGGCGCGGCGTTCAACTACCGCTTCGTTCCGGCGATCCGGTACGCGAAGAACCTGATCGACGACGGCGAGCTCGGCGAGATCCACCACGTCCGGGGCCGGTACCTCCAGGACTGGCTGGTCGACCCCGAGGCGCCGTGGTCGTGGCGCAACGACGAGGAGATGGCCGGCTCGGGCGCGCTGGGCGACCTCGGCTCCCACACCGTGGACCTCGCGCGCTTCCTGGTGGGCGACCAGCAAGGCGAGATCGACCGGCTCTCGGGCCACCTCCAGACGTTCGTCGACGAGCGGCCCGTCGAGGGCGAAGACGAGACTCAACCTGTGACCGTCGACGACGCCTACTCCGCGCAGGCGGAGTTCGAGGGCGGCGCGATGGCGACCTTCGAGGCCTCGCGGTTCGCCAACGGCCACAAGAACGACCACACGATCGAGATTCAGGGCTCGAAAGGCAGCCTGAAGTTCTCGCTCGAACGCCTGAACGAGCTGGAGGTGCTCCGCGAGCACAACCGGGGCTACGAGACCGTGCTCGTCACCGACGAATCCGATCCCTACATCGAGCACTGGTGGCCGCCGGGCCACGTCATCGGCTGGGAGCACACGTTCGTCCACGAGAACTACGAGTTCCTGACTGCGGTTGCGGAGAGCGGCGAGGCGTCGCCGAACTTCGAGGACGGGCTGGCCGCACAGCGGGTGCTCGACGCCGTCGAGCGGAGCGACCAAACCGGCGAGTGGGTCGACGTCGAGCGCGCGTGA
- a CDS encoding translation initiation factor eIF-2B, with protein sequence MINEAVEEIEEMQTSSSSSVAIKATRALESLLDREFATVDEFERDLERNVSALRRANPSHASLQNAMLEVKDAVTTREFDDIEDAKRGTQEVIDGVVEGIEKGKRRAAANAVELFEDGMTIMTHDYSTTVLEAIEQAIAEGMYLDVYVTEGRPRYLGRRTARTLAGYDPIDVTLITEGACGHYLDECDRVVTGMTCIVDDVLYNRVGTFPIAATADNVGTPMTVVGSGTKIVEEGFVFENDFRPASEVMLEPAEGFEVGNPAYDATPVELVDSVVTDEKNREF encoded by the coding sequence ATGATCAACGAGGCTGTCGAGGAGATCGAGGAGATGCAGACCTCCAGTTCCTCGTCGGTGGCGATCAAGGCGACCCGGGCGCTGGAATCGCTGCTCGACAGGGAGTTCGCCACGGTCGACGAGTTCGAGCGCGACCTCGAGCGGAACGTCAGCGCGCTCCGCCGGGCCAACCCCTCTCACGCGTCGCTACAGAACGCGATGCTGGAGGTGAAAGACGCGGTGACGACCCGGGAGTTCGACGACATCGAGGACGCCAAGCGCGGGACTCAGGAGGTGATCGACGGCGTCGTCGAGGGGATCGAGAAGGGCAAGCGCCGGGCCGCCGCGAACGCCGTCGAGCTGTTCGAAGACGGGATGACGATCATGACCCACGACTACTCGACGACGGTGCTCGAAGCGATCGAGCAGGCGATCGCGGAGGGGATGTACCTCGACGTGTACGTCACCGAAGGGCGGCCGCGCTACCTGGGTCGGCGCACCGCGCGGACGCTCGCGGGCTACGACCCGATCGACGTGACGCTGATCACCGAGGGCGCCTGCGGGCACTACCTCGACGAGTGCGACCGGGTGGTGACGGGGATGACCTGCATCGTCGACGACGTGCTGTACAACCGCGTCGGCACGTTCCCGATCGCCGCGACCGCCGACAACGTCGGGACGCCGATGACCGTCGTCGGCTCCGGAACGAAGATCGTCGAGGAGGGGTTCGTGTTCGAGAACGACTTCCGACCGGCCAGCGAGGTGATGCTCGAACCGGCAGAGGGGTTCGAGGTCGGCAATCCGGCGTACGACGCGACGCCGGTCGAACTCGTCGACTCGGTCGTCACCGACGAGAAGAACCGGGAGTTCTGA
- the glyA gene encoding serine hydroxymethyltransferase, with protein MKYDTVREVDPEIADALSGEVERQRSTLQMIASENHASDAVLEAQSSALTNVYAEGYPGARYYAGCEYADEVENLAIERAKELWGGDHVNVQPHSGTQANMGVYLAVLDPGDKILSLDLTHGGHLSHGHPANFTGQLFEVEQYEVDPETGYIDYEEVKAQAEEFDPDIVVSGYSAYPRTVEWEKIQEAADAADAYHLADMAHITGLVAAGVHPSPVGVADFVTGSTHKTIRAGRGGIIICDEEYADDVDAAVFPGAQGGPLMHNIAGKAVGFEEALDPEFEEYAQQTIDNAKALGETLADHGFSLVSEGTDNHLVLVDLRESHPDVTGNDAEEALEEVGIVLNANTVPGETRSSFNPSGIRAGTPPLTTRGFDEEATRTVGDLIARVVDAVAEDNFEEVRDDVEAEIDRLAAEHPLYE; from the coding sequence ATGAAGTACGACACCGTCAGGGAGGTCGATCCCGAGATCGCCGACGCCCTGAGCGGCGAGGTAGAGCGCCAGCGAAGCACTCTCCAGATGATCGCCAGCGAGAACCACGCGAGCGATGCGGTTCTCGAAGCCCAGAGCTCGGCGCTCACGAACGTGTACGCCGAGGGCTACCCCGGCGCCCGCTACTACGCGGGCTGCGAGTACGCCGACGAGGTCGAGAACCTGGCCATCGAGCGCGCGAAGGAACTCTGGGGCGGCGACCACGTCAACGTACAGCCCCACTCGGGCACGCAGGCCAACATGGGCGTCTACCTGGCGGTGCTCGACCCCGGCGACAAGATCCTCTCGCTGGACCTGACCCACGGCGGCCACCTCTCCCACGGCCACCCCGCGAACTTCACGGGCCAACTGTTCGAGGTCGAGCAGTACGAGGTCGACCCGGAGACGGGCTACATCGACTACGAAGAGGTCAAGGCCCAGGCCGAAGAGTTCGATCCCGACATCGTCGTCTCGGGCTACTCGGCGTACCCCCGCACGGTCGAGTGGGAGAAGATCCAGGAGGCCGCCGACGCCGCCGACGCGTACCACCTCGCGGACATGGCCCACATCACGGGTCTGGTCGCGGCGGGCGTCCACCCCTCGCCGGTCGGCGTCGCCGACTTCGTCACCGGCTCGACCCACAAGACGATCCGCGCGGGCCGCGGCGGCATCATCATCTGCGACGAGGAGTACGCCGACGACGTCGACGCGGCCGTGTTCCCCGGCGCGCAGGGCGGCCCCCTCATGCACAACATCGCCGGCAAGGCGGTCGGCTTCGAGGAGGCGCTCGATCCCGAGTTCGAGGAGTACGCCCAGCAGACGATCGACAACGCGAAGGCGCTCGGCGAGACGCTCGCCGACCACGGCTTCAGCCTCGTCTCCGAGGGTACCGACAACCACCTCGTGCTCGTCGACCTCCGCGAGTCCCACCCGGACGTCACCGGTAACGACGCCGAGGAGGCCCTCGAAGAAGTCGGCATCGTCCTGAACGCCAACACGGTGCCCGGCGAGACTCGCAGCTCGTTCAACCCGAGCGGCATCCGCGCCGGCACGCCGCCGCTGACGACGCGCGGCTTCGACGAGGAGGCCACGCGCACCGTCGGCGACCTCATCGCGCGGGTCGTCGACGCCGTCGCCGAGGACAACTTCGAGGAAGTTCGGGACGACGTCGAAGCCGAGATCGACCGGCTCGCGGCCGAGCACCCGCTGTACGAGTAA
- a CDS encoding YlbF family regulator has protein sequence MSIETDAGTIEQDVETLGRQLGEAIEQLPEYRELQEAKAAVEESENAQERIDEFEQLRQEFMLARQTGDASQEDLRELQEAQSELHEIPVMAEYLEAQNRLDARLEAINDAISEPLDIDFGEEAGGCCED, from the coding sequence ATGAGCATCGAGACCGACGCCGGCACGATCGAGCAGGACGTCGAGACGCTCGGCCGCCAGCTCGGCGAGGCGATCGAGCAGCTCCCCGAGTACCGCGAACTGCAGGAAGCCAAGGCCGCCGTCGAGGAATCCGAGAACGCCCAGGAGCGCATCGACGAGTTCGAGCAGCTCCGCCAGGAGTTCATGCTGGCCCGTCAGACAGGCGACGCCTCTCAGGAGGACCTGCGAGAGCTCCAGGAAGCCCAGAGCGAACTCCACGAGATTCCCGTGATGGCCGAGTATCTGGAAGCCCAGAACCGGCTCGACGCTCGCCTGGAGGCGATCAACGACGCTATCTCCGAACCGCTCGACATCGACTTCGGCGAGGAAGCGGGCGGTTGCTGCGAAGACTAG
- a CDS encoding MBL fold metallo-hydrolase, with the protein MQIESDWGDWLPREIEAADPDGIAVWYLGCNGFAVKAGDGTTLFIDPYVGLGDPPRTVRMIPVPFDPEDVADADAVLATHEHTDHVHGPSQAPILESTGASLYAPDDSLDVALDDEDWQADYDIDDDQFVEVAEGDEFEVGDVSISVEVAQDADATHPVSYVIEYEGSTFFHGGDTKPSDEFERVGDEYDIDLGVLAFGTVGNVPDKETGDPVRTKWYNDENQAIEAASDLQFDRFLPSHWDMWKGLTADPKVLHHHAKSFEHPGALEIVEIGDRVDL; encoded by the coding sequence ATGCAGATCGAAAGCGACTGGGGCGACTGGCTGCCCCGCGAGATCGAGGCGGCCGATCCGGACGGCATCGCAGTCTGGTATCTCGGCTGCAACGGCTTCGCCGTGAAGGCCGGCGACGGAACGACGCTCTTTATCGACCCCTACGTCGGACTGGGCGACCCGCCGCGGACGGTGCGGATGATCCCCGTCCCGTTCGACCCCGAGGACGTCGCGGACGCCGACGCCGTGCTGGCGACCCACGAGCACACCGACCACGTGCACGGCCCGAGCCAGGCGCCGATCCTCGAATCGACCGGGGCCTCCCTGTACGCGCCCGACGACAGCCTCGACGTCGCGCTCGACGACGAGGACTGGCAGGCCGACTACGACATCGACGACGACCAGTTCGTCGAGGTCGCGGAAGGCGACGAGTTCGAGGTGGGCGACGTCTCGATCAGCGTCGAGGTCGCCCAGGACGCCGACGCGACCCACCCGGTGAGCTACGTGATCGAGTACGAGGGATCGACGTTCTTCCACGGCGGCGACACCAAGCCCAGCGACGAGTTCGAGCGCGTCGGCGACGAGTACGACATCGACCTCGGCGTGCTGGCGTTCGGCACGGTCGGCAACGTCCCGGACAAGGAGACCGGCGATCCCGTCCGCACGAAGTGGTACAACGACGAGAACCAGGCCATCGAGGCCGCCAGCGACCTGCAGTTCGATCGGTTCCTCCCGAGCCACTGGGACATGTGGAAGGGGCTGACCGCCGACCCGAAGGTGCTTCACCACCACGCGAAGAGCTTCGAGCACCCCGGCGCGCTGGAGATCGTCGAGATCGGCGATCGAGTCGACCTGTAG